In Solenopsis invicta isolate M01_SB chromosome 13, UNIL_Sinv_3.0, whole genome shotgun sequence, one DNA window encodes the following:
- the LOC105194173 gene encoding dynein light chain Tctex-type protein 2 translates to MPHQNEASEKTCDDNETPKYQNTYRMEPRNPFKTDQVDKIVKSVMNYRLDEVTYDDAEATKLCSDIAAEIRRRVKKLEFDRHKIIVTVTIIEKASQSVESTVGYIWDSERDKYSAFSFEGRTFHAQCSVFGVYYE, encoded by the exons ATGCCGCACCAGAATGAAGCGAGTGAAAAAACTTGCGACGACAATGAG ACGCCGAAATATCAAAACACTTATCGCATGGAGCCACGGAATCCGTTCAAAACCGATCAGGTGGATAAGATCGTGAAATCGGTAATGAACTACCGTTTGGATGAGGTTACATACGACGATGCAGAGGCCACGAAATTATGCAGTGATATCGCAGCGGAAATACGGCGACGCGTGAAGAAACTTGAGTTCGACAG GCACAAGATTATCGTCACGGTCACGATAATCGAGAAAGCCAGTCAATCAGTGGAAAGCACCGTCGGCTACATATGGGATAGCGAAAGAGACAAATACTCCGCGTTTTCATTCGAGGGTCGCACTTTTCACGCTCAGTGCAGCGTATTCGGCGTTTATTACGAGTAA